A region of Toxorhynchites rutilus septentrionalis strain SRP chromosome 1, ASM2978413v1, whole genome shotgun sequence DNA encodes the following proteins:
- the LOC129773562 gene encoding pre-mRNA-splicing factor Slu7 — translation MAGGSSRVPISMLLQDKSATAEDDEEPKKKSREDWRKAKELEEARKAGTAPAAVDEEGKDINPHIPQYISSAPWYYNTAGPTLKHQRPQDDKKQVYSDIDKWYKRGVDTSKTVTKYRPGACENCGAMTHKKKECFERPRKVGAKWSGARIAHDEFVQPKLVSDYDGKRDRWAGYDPANHREIIEEYQKIEQAKRELRAQKLKENPDQAEEDAEDDEDKYVDEVDMPGTKVDSKQRITVRNLRIREDTAKYLRNLNPNSAYYDPKTRSMRDNPNPQLHPEETDFAGENFVRFSGDIQKHAQAQLFAWEAHGKGVDVHVLAEPTKLELLQKEYVKKKGQFKDEVKNQILEKYGGEEHLQVPPKALLLAQTEHYVEYNRQGKIIKGEDKPIIRSRYEEDVFPNNHTSVWGSFWKDFKWGFKCCESTIKNSYCVGENGKAAGTSKPMDGEPIAGPSRIVMEPPEKRQSSSSSSSSSSSSSSSDSSSDSSSSSSSDSSDSEDSGDEKSKKKQHDKMKKDEDKLKRKQKQAKKQKMKANKKKRRQQKAEKSKEEDKMKKALRAEEESQRRAEELLKMDERKRPYNSMFDAKAPTEEELEAYQMKRRRDEDPMLQFMDKL, via the exons ATGGCAGGCGGATCATCACGCGTTCCCATTTCGATGCTATTGCAAGACAAATCGGCCACCGCCGAGGACGATGAGGAGCCGAAGAAAAAATCTCGCGAAGATTGGCGCAAGGCGAAGGAGCTAGAGGAGGCCCGTAAAGCGGGCACAGCTCCGGCCGCCGTAGACGAAGAGGGTAAGGACATAAACCCCCACATTCCGCAGTACATTAGCTCCGCACCGTGGTATTACAATACCGCTGGGCCAACGCTCAAGCATCAGCGACCGCAGGATGACAAGAAGCAAGTGTATTCCGACATTGATAAGTGGTACAAGCGCGGGGTGGATACTAGCAAAACGGTGACCAAGTACAGGCCAGGGGCCTGTGAGAATTGTGGCGCAATGACACACAAGAAAAAGGAATGCTTCGAACGGCCACGGAAGGTGGGTGCGAAGTGGAGCGGAGCGAGGATAGCCCACGATGAGTTCGTTCAGCCGAAGCTAGTATCGGACTACGACGGGAAGCGGGATCGATGGGCAGGGTATGATCCTGCCAATCACCGGGAGATTATTGAGGAGTATCAGAAAATTGAGCAAGCGAAGCGAGAGCTTCGGGCTCAGAAGCTGAAGGAGAATCCTGACCAAGCAGAGGAGGATGCTGAAGACGACGAGGATAAATACGTAGACGAGGTGGACATGCCGGGAACGAAG gtcgATTCCAAACAGCGTATTACGGTACGAAATTTGCGTATCCGCGAGGATACGGCCAAATATTTGCGTAACTTGAACCCCAACTCGGCGTACTATGATCCGAAAACGCGCTCGATGCGTGACAATCCCAACCCACAGCTGCACCCGGAGGAGACGGACTTCGCCGGGGAGAATTTCGTCCGCTTCTCGGGTGACATTCAGAAGCATGCCCAAGCGCAGCTGTTCGCCTGGGAGGCCCACGGAAAGGGAGTGGATGTGCACGTGCTGGCGGAACCCACTAAGCTGGAGCTACTGCAGAAGGAGTACGTGAAGAAGAAGGGCCAGTTCAAGGACGAAGTTAAAAATCAGATTCTGGAGAAGTACGGTGGGGAAGAGCATCTGCAAGTGCCCCCGAAAGCGCTACTTCTGGCGCAAACCGAACACTACGTGGAGTACAATCGACAGGGGAAAATTATTAAGGGCGAAGATAAGCCGATAATTCGGTCCCGCTATGAGGAGGACGTATTTCCGAACAATCACACCTCGGTGTGGGGATCCTTCTGGAAGGACTTCAAATGGGGCTTCAAGTGTTGCGAGTCCACGATCAAGAATTCATATTGCGTAGGGGAGAACGGAAAGGCGGCCGGCACGAGTAAGCCGATGGATGGTGAACCGATTGCAGGTCCTTCGAGGATTGTGATGGAACCGCCGGAGAAGAGGCAGAGtagtagcagtagcagcagcagcagcagcagcagtagtagcAGTGACAGCAGTAGTgatagcagcagcagtagcagctcTGACTCAAGCGATTCGGAAGACAGCGGCGATGAGAAGTCGAAGAAAAAGCAGCACGATAAGATGAAGAAGGACGAGGATAAGCTGAAGCGGAAGCAAAAGCAAgcgaagaaacaaaaaatgaaagcaAACAAGAAAAAGAGACGCCAACAGAAGGCGGAAAAGTCAAAGGAGGAGGACAAAATGAAAAAGGCTCTGAGAGCCGAAGAGGAAAGTCAACGGCGAGCGGAGGAACTTCTCAAGATGGACGAAAGGAAGCGTCCATATAACAGCATGTTCGATGCCAAAGCCCCAACTGAGGAAGAGTTGGAGGCTTATCAAATGAAGCGAAGAAGGGATGAAGATCCGATGTTGCAGTTTATGGATAAATTATAA